The genomic interval TTTAATAAATTTTAGATAAATAGATGAATATGGAAGATTTAGAAAACGAGATAAAGGATTTGAAAGAATGGAAGAAAATAGAAAAGAAGCTGGAAAAAAACTTTAAATTTATAGATTTTGTTGAGGCGTTTGGTTTTGTTACAAAAATCGCTTTGATAGCTGAAAAAATGAACCATCATCCAGATATTAAAATAACTTATAATAGTGTTGAAATCGAATTGACAACCCACGATATTAACGGAATTAGTAGGAATGATGTAACTTTAGCAAGAAAAATTGATGAATTATTATGAATTGGCAAGATTGTCGGTAGATAATTAAAACAAATTTAACAAAAAAAATGTAAATATACTCCTAACTCTAAAAAAAATAGAGTAATGAGTGTATCTCAGGTATCAAGAGAAATCTTAAGTCGTGAACCTAAAATAAGATTTGTTGGGATTTTAAAGAGGGATGGTCAAGATATTAGTATTAATCCGGAAAAAAAGATCGACGAAAATGATGTAAAGTTGAGTATGATCCAAACCCCTCATTTATTAGATGCAGGAAAAAGATTTACAGATTTGGGAAATTTGGAGTCAGTTACGTTTGAATATGATAAAATGAAGTTAGTTAATTTACCGACTAATTCAGAAATAGTAGTTTGCGGTACAGACAATGACTTAAGTAATGACGACATCAAAAAAATAGTCTCAGATCATGTTGTAAACTATACTGTCAAAACGGGAGCAAATTATGAGACTGAACAAAAACCAGAATTCAATAATAATCTATACACAAATTATAGCTTGAAAGAAATGGCAATTACATCTAATCAGCTAGAAAATGCTTGGCAGAGTTATATTTTAACTATGATAGAGTTTTGGAAGGATATGGCAATTACATCCATAAAAATGAATGAAAAAATAATAAAAGAGTTTTGGAAGAACTATAAAGACAAATAAATTTATTCATCACAATCTAACTAAACAGTCCAAGTTATGAGGGAATTAAGAATTAATGTCTTGTTGGATATAGTGTTGTTGGATCTACGCTTATCCATTCGGGTAACAGGAAGAAATTGAGTGAATAATTTCCAAGAGATACCGTATTATTATTTGTATTGCAATTCAATTGAGGATGCACCAGCGATAGTACGGGATAACTGTTACTAATTTTGTTTGCCATTTGAATAAGATTTTGTATTTCGCGTCCACGAATACGTGGTATTTTTGTACTCGATTTAACTTGGATGAGTAATATTGTGTTGTCTTGCTTTGCTACAATGTCAGCAGGTCCTCTACTGCCTCTCGAGAAAAAAACTAACCAATTGTTATTTGACAGATATAATCCTGTTAAATATTCAGCATCCCTCCCAAACTTGCTGCAAGACAACAATACTAGAACACTTTTAGAAAATAAAATATAATAACCTTTTTTTTAAATAAAGTACGGTCCTGGGTAATTTCTTTTTTTCAGTGAGATATATTTTTAATCAAAAAGAATGTTAGAAAAGCATTGAAAAGAGGATTGTATATTGGAAGATTCCAACCCTTGCACAAGGGGCATCTACACTCTCTTTTATGGGCCACTGGGGAAGTTGATGAGTTGGTAGTAGCTGTGGGGAGCTCAGATAAGAGTTTTGAATCAAGAAATCCTTTTACTGCTGGAGAGAGAATTGAGATGATTAGGAATGCTCTAAGAAGTAAGACAAAGGATAAATTAGAGAAGATAATGGTAATTCCTGTTCCGGATATAGGGACTCATATATTGTGGAGTTACAATTTGGACTTGTTAGTACCCAAATACAGTACAGTATTTACAAATGATCCATTTACAAGCATGTTATTCGAAGAGAGAGGAAAAGAGATTGTCAGACCCAATATGATAAACAGGGATAGGATGTCTGCAACAGAGGTTAGAAAACGGATAGCAGAGGATAAAGACTGGCAAGATCTTGTTTCTTTATCGACAATCAAATTAATTAACGAGTTGAATGGTGTAGAAAGAATAAAGAAACTGTACAATTTAACAAAAATGAAGCAATGATATTAGTCGATGGCTCAATGGGCGAGGGAGGTGGACAAATACTTCGAAGTGCCATAACTATCTCAACATTGATAGGCAAGCCAGTCGAAGTAATTAATATCCGATCAAATAGAAAAGACCCCGGACTAAAACAACAACATGTTTCTACAATTCAATTAATTTCAAAGCTCTTTGATATAAATATCGAAAATGTGGCCGTAGGTGCAAAATGGATCAAGTTCAAAGCACACAAAAATCTAGAAATTGCTTCTGTAAATAGTAACTTGGTGATAGACATAGGAACAGCAGGAAGCATACCATTATTGTTGCAAACAATAATTCCAATTATTTCTATATTCCAGAAGAATTTGACACTAAGAATTCAAGGTGGAACGGATGTAAAATATAGCCCTACAATAGATTATATAAAATA from Candidatus Nitrosocosmicus hydrocola carries:
- a CDS encoding ATP-binding protein codes for the protein MLSCSKFGRDAEYLTGLYLSNNNWLVFFSRGSRGPADIVAKQDNTILLIQVKSSTKIPRIRGREIQNLIQMANKISNSYPVLSLVHPQLNCNTNNNTVSLGNYSLNFFLLPEWISVDPTTLYPTRH
- a CDS encoding 4a-hydroxytetrahydrobiopterin dehydratase; the protein is MEDLENEIKDLKEWKKIEKKLEKNFKFIDFVEAFGFVTKIALIAEKMNHHPDIKITYNSVEIELTTHDINGISRNDVTLARKIDELL
- a CDS encoding nicotinamide-nucleotide adenylyltransferase — encoded protein: MKRGLYIGRFQPLHKGHLHSLLWATGEVDELVVAVGSSDKSFESRNPFTAGERIEMIRNALRSKTKDKLEKIMVIPVPDIGTHILWSYNLDLLVPKYSTVFTNDPFTSMLFEERGKEIVRPNMINRDRMSATEVRKRIAEDKDWQDLVSLSTIKLINELNGVERIKKLYNLTKMKQ